In the Phyllopteryx taeniolatus isolate TA_2022b chromosome 1, UOR_Ptae_1.2, whole genome shotgun sequence genome, TAACAGCACTCGGACAAGCGGAGGTGCAGAAAATGTACGGAAATGTCCAAAAGCCATCTGGATGGGACACTGGAGGATccatttccaccaagcagtagaGTTAAGGGCAGTTCAAGGTAGTATGggatttttatcattattattattagtttttattgtcaacatttttattgtaaagagtaccccccccccaaaaaaagcattctGTACTATATGGTACCCTAACATGCCATGTAGTTTTTGGCACCCTTCTGGCGTACTGACCACAGTGGTAAATAGAGATGGGAATCGAAAACCTAAGTAGGGATGGGAATGGAAAACCGAGAATAGGTGAGAACCGATTCTAAAGTTAACAATTCCACGGAACCATTTGCTGAATTTTCAAGTGATTTTCTTATCAATCCTATTTGGCTCAATGGCGTTATTGTGCACACCACACAGCGTAAGCAATGTGTGGACCAGCTGAGATTTGTGGAGTTCTAGGCCTGAAAGTGGTATTAATGGGCTACATCACTCTAACCATTTCAAGTAAGGGTGCCAGATTGCCACCAAAGGCAGCAGTAAATACACGactaaaaacaacattcatttaACTCTAAATggctaaaaacaacacaactttAACAATTAAACTCTGTACAAAATAACACTTTAAAGATGCATTTTAACGTAGTCAAAACGTACACGTGAGATTCCTAGTAATGCTGGAGCTACACGTTTACTGTAAGATAAAAGAAGAGTAGTCACAAAAAAGGTTTAATAAACTCGTTTGTCACAGATTAGAAAGAATATGCTGTATGCCTGAGTGTATTGTTATGTCTGTAGGGTTTTCAATAGGCCAACAGGATTTTCCActgagtgttagcattaagctggtgaTCTCTAAAAAcgatgtgtgtcttgtatttaaatctacaatgtgtgtaattgttttggttttgcgtTTAGTTTTTctgtaaactccaactggggtgtccttaaacagcttaaagcacgctcaggaAGGGCAGAAGAACATACATCACATGCTTGCTGCAAGATACGCAGGGTGTGTTCAGAAGTGACGGCAATATTGATTCCGTGGTATCGATACTCTCACAAGTATCAGTTGGGTACGACGCTCATAAAGTATTGCTTctaattaataaatgaaaaaagtgcATGTGTGACTTTGACAATTCTTAGGATAACATACTACATACAGGATTTGGTGAATAATGATATGAAGATAATAATGAAGATAATGAATTTTATATTATCAttgggtaaaaacaaaacaattcacaCAAAGTACTGGTATCGGCATTGGTATTGAAAAACATTTCCCAAAAAGTAAGCGGTATTGTATCGAATCAAAATTGTCTGGTACCACCCATCACTAGTGTTCAGGgtgtatatattaatattatgttTCTATGATCGTGAGAAGCCAGGCTATAATATTCAGTGGgcgttttttgtttcattttattcctgaaattattattttttaaaatgaaaatggaatcagaaatggaaaatcttatcaattcccatccctagtGGTAAGATACCCAGAGCTGCCagcctatagaaattcacttcctgCAGCGCCATATTGGCCGGTAAGCTTGGACGTTGTattcccccctccaccccccttCCGTGACATTTGGGAGCTCTGGATATCGAAAGACTGACATTAGACACACTGCAGTGACTGTTGCTGGGCTGAAAGAAGGATCATAGTTTCGAAATCATTTGTAGACCTCTTAAGTCTTATTGACTAAAATATCGAAAAATGTTCGACTGGAGTGTTCTTTGGCAAGACGAGAATGTCGGGGAGAACACAGAAAATCACTTTCATCATGACACCCCTCACTGGAAACACAAGAAACATCTGCATTTACTGTTCCCAACAGTACCACTGTGAGCTGAAGTGGCCTGAACTAGACTGCGTGGTGGAAATGTGACTTAAATACCATTTGCAAAGCCTCTAAATGGGTTTGTGGTGTTTTCAGTGTCACACCTCTGACTGACCTTGTTTACAGTACATTGCAACCTTGCAGCATTTGACGTGGAAAACCCCCAATGATTCCTGATAATGAAGATGGAGTTCTTATTAACGTTAAGGACAAGTGAGACAGAAGTTTTGAATGTGACTCAATGAATGGATTTTAGTTTGTCtacatgtgacaatttggtacACATCCTTGAACATATTCTAAAGGGTATTTTGTGTACATATCTAACTAAGTGCACGTTCCAGTCATTGATGAGTCAGCAATGTTGACCAAGCAACACATCTTGAAAGTTTTCCCTGCATTTCAAAACTAAACAATCAGCATTGAACATCCAAGAATTGATTATTCAGTTCAATCAGCACATTCAGTCCGTAGCTTTGGACCAATGGTTGGAACAACCCATCCACACTTAATCTTTTATGCACACAATCCTGTATTTCTTCTTCCTGAAGATCCCTTTCAATGGAGTATACAGGGCAGGATGTTCGTTACTATATCACCAGACTCTTTCGAATTAAAAGCCATATAGTGATGGTCAAACATCCTAACGGAGGGACTTTATGAGAACGTATGTTCACATCTGAGATCCACCAAGGTCCCCCCCGCCCGCTGGGTAATGCCTCAGCCCCCCTCCCCTGCGCAACGAGTGCAAGGCCACTGTGCAGCAGCCCCTCAGCAGTGACCCAAAGTGGTACATGGGCTGTCTGTCTCGAACCGGACCCCGGCACAGCCATGCCACTGTTGGCACCACGGGGATTGCCACTGCGAGCAGATCCACCAAAAAGTGACGACTCCAGTAGCTTTTCTGCACTGGCTTAGAATCAGAAGTGGATTCCGCTTCCTCTACTGCTGCACCACCATCGGCTTGCTCTTCAGTTTCGGACTCCTCGTCATCATTGCTGTCTTCCACCCCCAAAACAATGACACCGGCTCCCTCCTCGTGGGAAATAGATCGTTTTGGCTGGCAGATGTAAGGTTGCTCTACGTCTTGTGGGGAATCTGGGCTACATGGGCTCCATCCTGGAACTTGTATCTGAATTTGGACATCAGTTTGTTGGATGTTGTTACTTTTGGGTGTTTCCAGTGGTTTTCCACCTGGTCTGTCCTCTACAATCCATCGGCCCTCCTTTGTTTCTGCTACTTCCTTCGATTCTTCCTGATTTCCCACCAGTTTTGCTGCCTCCGTCTCGAGCTGTACTTCTGTTGGTTGGACTAATGCTATTGTGCTCTGATTATCCACGGCATCAGGTTCTTCCTCTGCAACTTCCTTTGTGCAATCCTTGCCTTCATACAAAGGACTCTCCATGGAACAGGCCACAGTGGCAGAACGTGGTATGGAATTAACTCGTGGCATCTTGGAGAATGGAATCGGCTCTGTGGCTATGCTCATGACTGTTGATCTGGTTACAGAAGTGGTCGTGGTGATTGAGTCTATATCTTCTTCTCCTTCATCGGACATCCAAGTTGAAGTTGGGCTGCAGGCTTGGGATCGGAAAGTACGTTGTTCAGCAATCGTATCCAAGTCTGACAGGCAACCTGATGTTGCTGGGATGGGACAGCTCTCGGTCTGAATGCCTGTCTCACGTAGAGGGTGCAGGTACAGGTGATGGTGTGACAAGCAGGGGTGGCTCATGCAGCCACCTCCACCTGGACCGCAACGAAATGTTGACAGACGTTCGCCCGAGCACAGCTTCTCATAGGTGGCAGAGTGTGGCATGGTGTGGGGTACTGAGTGTGACAGTTTGTGAGGGAAAGAATGAGGTAAGGTTTGGGAGTACATGTGAGGTAAAGAATTGGGTGTGGTGTGGGAAAACGTTTGTGCGTAGGAGTTGAGCAATGATGCTGTTTCCTCTGAGAGGTAGGCGGCCTCTAGGAGCAAGTCGGCCCGACTCGGGACACTGCTGTTCTCCCCGCAGCACACAAAGCCACTGTCCTGCGTGCCGTCAGCTGAAAGACAAGGAAAATCCACGCCACTGCCATTTTTGTTAGCCGGTTGATCACTCAGTTTGGTGTAGGTGGAGCTACGGGTCAGAGAACGGGCTGGTGAAGCATCACAAGAACAAGAACCCCTTCCTCCTATTGCTGGCTTTGGTATTCCCCCTGGACTTTCCCCAGACACTGACGCTGGCGCTGAACCCCCAACACAGGTCCGACGGCCTGCTATGGCTTCCCCCTCCTTGACTAATCCCACCTGAGCTAACTCCATGTTGAGCAAGAGGTTCTCAAGCTTATGGTTTTGAGTGTTGATGTCCTGAAAGTACTTTTGGACTCCTATGTCTCCACTGAATCCTCCAGCATCGCTTAGCCTGTCACGGACTGTGTCCACGGCCTGTTTGAGTTGCTGGATTTCCAGTCGAGCCTCCTTCAGGGCCAGCTGAGCCTCCACGCGGTGGCACTCCTCCTCCACCCAGTCCTCCTGCATCCTGTAAAGCTTTTCTCTCAACTCATCTATCTCTGTGTCCCTAAGAgggtcaaatggaaaaaaacatcaccaaagaaaaaaagaagtagaATGAGTTTAGAGAGTAAAGGTAGAAATAAAGAACGTGGCATAAATTCTAAATGCTAACCTGTCTTGCAGTGTGTTCATGGTTTCTTTTAGCCTGGCCCGCAGGTGCCGGATACACACCTCTTTCTGCTGCAGAGGTGTAAGGTACTGTTCTGGTGGTGGAGGCCGAATACCGTGGTTGTCTGTACATGATATGTACTTCTGGTGACGTCTATGGGACACAAGTGCATAAAAACAAACttgatatattttcaaaaaggtttggttttatgtttttgggTTCAGATTGGTTTCTGAGTTTGAATATTGTGCTTGCATTGATTCTCTCTGGGAACTTTGGTTCACCCCATAATCAAGAACATATATGTttggagatttttttcaaaaggctCTAAACTGTCttcaaaggttacaaaaacatgtacagtatatttgggcCTTTGGTGCATATTGTTCTCAGaattttttgtaaaacaaagacTGTGGGCGACATGGTCCAGAGGGTAAGTGTACGCCCTGCAACCTGAGTGTGACCGTTTTTTATTCCCGCCCAAGCGCATGTCATTGTAGTGTCCCTCGGTAAGACACTgaacccacattgcctatgaatgaatgtggttggctAGATGGTGGTGGttggaggggccgtaggcgcagaatggcagccacggtTCCGTCATGCTGCCACAGGGCAGCTGTGCactcgggtgtaccccgcctcctgcccgatgatagttgggataagctccagcgctctcacgacccttgtggggataagcggctcagataatggatggatggatgtatagtccatctatccatcaattttaatcccattattCTGGTCTCGGCCATGTGGGCAGCAGCAGGAGTTCCTGTCTCCGGCCACCTCCTCTAGTTGCAATGGGGGTATATTGTTTCTCAGCAAGCTCTAAGACATAGTCCCTCGGTTGGACACTTCACCAATACAGTTTAGAGCATGAGCTTGTATATAGTCTGTAGAGGAAGATATCTTCTTACCCTTTGGTTGGGCTGCAGTCGCTGCCTTTACAAGAGCCGGAATTGCTGCTGCTACTGAGGGAGGCATTGCCGTAAGGATCTCTGATACTGGGGGCTGCAGGTGACCGCCTGGTTCCAAAAAGAAGAGGAGAAATGTTGTTACCTCCTTGTAAAAACACCCTTTAGACAACCAGGTGATGGTCAACTGTGAGCTGttgacccccaaaaaataagtgCCAAGTGACAATTAAGAGTCACTTGAGAGGAGCGAGAGaggcaaagaaatgcacaaaaacacatacataagcTGAAGTGTTGCCACTAAACTGCATTTGTGCCTTCACAGTAGAAATAAGGACACTTTGGGATGGGTTtgagttgtaaaaaaaacaacatgtatTGAAATGggctaaaaaatgaaaaacaagacaAGATCAGTCAGTGAAATACATTGGACACTCGGGTTTCAAACACGATTCATTCCAAGAAGCGTCGAGATATTTTCCCATATTGACCAAACAATGACCAGTGATTGGTATTTTAACCATTCTCATCACTTATTGCAGTCCAATTACCACTGAGTCGCCGTTTCGCAATCCCAAAAGCCATAAATTTGTATGATTTTGTTATTGCTTCTTGAATGTAATTAATTAGTTGCAGGCGTTGACCTTTCGCCATCCTAAAAGTAGGTATACAACAGTAGTTAATAGTTATACAGTCGTAGTAGTTGTTATGTTAGCACAAAACAAAGTTgagtattttactttttaagttctataattgtatgtttgttttctttcttcttatttattgatttatttttcccttGGACTTGTAATCCCAATAACCAAGCCATTTTTTCTTGGAACCTTTGGGGGAATTGACTGCAGACGCGTTCAAGTTTCCGAGGGTCCACTGTAGTTTAAAAATTCATTATGAAGGACTTGCTAATGAAATTGAAAATCAGATCAGACTGGATATGAGGCTGTGGTAACGCCTTCCACTTGTGCTTCACACAATCCAACAACACAATGAAACATTCACACAGTACGATGTGTCACATCATTCCCATGCTACAGAGTGTGGACCACATAGAAGGGGCTCTGGACAGACCGGGAACGAGGGGTAGAGGGGGAGTTTGTTGGACGACTATGTCGGTCCGGAGACTTGGTGGAGGCGTGTCCTTTTGCAGTGGATGCATAGCCTTTAGTCGGGCGCATTGACACCATGTAACCTGTCTCCATTGGAACGTAGTCTAGCTCTATGAACCTGCAATAGTCAAACCTGACACACCAGGCAGAGATAACAAGGTGTTAGGTGACACAGGAGATTGGACAATGTGATGAACATGCTACTACACAATGATTCATTTGTGCTATGTCCATAAATACACaagtgttttacaaaaaaacagttttatttACCTCACAAcaggtttacagtttaaaatctataggaaaaaagaaatcttgtGAAAACGCATTTACAAGCATGCCAAAGCAGTTCTATAGGTGGCTTTTTAGTTTACAAAGTGctcagcaacttttttttttttccaattgcatCTCGGTCTGTTGAATCTGGTGGTTCCACTTGTACTCAATACACGTGGACTGTAACAGCttagagtaaaaataaatatgatatgCACCTTTATCTATATTTGCACCAAAATGTCGTGGTTTCTTCCGTAGCCCAtgcattgtgaaaatgttttaatcgaGTTAATGCAATCTTAGTAATTAATTAGCTAGCTAACCAACCATCCAACAAATTACACTTGCACAAAACTAAGCTCtcgccttggtggaggtaacaaCCATGAATTGTGTGTAACAGTATAATAATCTGATCTGACTGTATAATGGAATACCACACTTGACATCAGTGGTGGGCCTTGCACTTGGTACCTGGTCCTTCAGTGGGAACGTAGCTGAcataatccacctcttaataccaccactatcacataTAACTTGGCTTGCTTTGACCATCTATTTGGAGAATGGAAAGATACTGATGTTATTGTGCCGGTGTGAGCTGAATTTGacatctgattggtgaaaaaaagtcccATTGCCAATGTAGTTTAAGTTACATCGGTCAGCCATGACTGATTCTGAGGGCCCTGGGCAGCGCACAAAGGCAGAAATTTGTACAACAAATTTCAAGCATCTAATTGTACACGTACTCGAAGCAGAGCAGCCAAGAGAGACGCTACCAAATGAAGAGAACAGACTGTTGGGAGTAAGTTAAGAAAATTTTATGAGACAAATAATAGAATTTAGGTTGGAAATGAAGGTCAGGGCTTCCTATGGTGTTTAGGCCTGCAGAGAAGGTCTTGCTGcgttgacaaataaaataatacaaaggaGATGCCAGTCATTTCAGTACTCTACAGCGTGTTCACATGTACAGTAAACTATACACTTAGAAAAAGatgagtgtttgtgtggacaTGGCCAGAGGCTAAACATCTAGATGCACTCAAACGAGTGCACCCACGTGAGGCAATTTCTAAAAGCTTTGTCAGAGCAAAGAGGCCTGATCTAATTGTTTATTGCCAGGACATCTACAGTCTGTCAAGTGATTTTACAGACACTCACAACATTCTGCATCGCACTTCCTTCACAAGGGATGTTCAGCTTGTTTTAGA is a window encoding:
- the snphb gene encoding syntaphilin isoform X2 — its product is MSAPAPATRRSASGSRRRSPAAPSIRDPYGNASLSSSSNSGSCKGSDCSPTKGRHQKYISCTDNHGIRPPPPEQYLTPLQQKEVCIRHLRARLKETMNTLQDRDTEIDELREKLYRMQEDWVEEECHRVEAQLALKEARLEIQQLKQAVDTVRDRLSDAGGFSGDIGVQKYFQDINTQNHKLENLLLNMELAQVGLVKEGEAIAGRRTCVGGSAPASVSGESPGGIPKPAIGGRGSCSCDASPARSLTRSSTYTKLSDQPANKNGSGVDFPCLSADGTQDSGFVCCGENSSVPSRADLLLEAAYLSEETASLLNSYAQTFSHTTPNSLPHMYSQTLPHSFPHKLSHSVPHTMPHSATYEKLCSGERLSTFRCGPGGGGCMSHPCLSHHHLYLHPLRETGIQTESCPIPATSGCLSDLDTIAEQRTFRSQACSPTSTWMSDEGEEDIDSITTTTSVTRSTVMSIATEPIPFSKMPRVNSIPRSATVACSMESPLYEGKDCTKEVAEEEPDAVDNQSTIALVQPTEVQLETEAAKLVGNQEESKEVAETKEGRWIVEDRPGGKPLETPKSNNIQQTDVQIQIQVPGWSPCSPDSPQDVEQPYICQPKRSISHEEGAGVIVLGVEDSNDDEESETEEQADGGAAVEEAESTSDSKPVQKSYWSRHFLVDLLAVAIPVVPTVAWLCRGPVRDRQPMYHFGSLLRGCCTVALHSLRRGGGLRHYPAGGGDLGGSQM
- the snphb gene encoding syntaphilin isoform X1, whose product is METGYMVSMRPTKGYASTAKGHASTKSPDRHSRPTNSPSTPRSRRSPAAPSIRDPYGNASLSSSSNSGSCKGSDCSPTKGRHQKYISCTDNHGIRPPPPEQYLTPLQQKEVCIRHLRARLKETMNTLQDRDTEIDELREKLYRMQEDWVEEECHRVEAQLALKEARLEIQQLKQAVDTVRDRLSDAGGFSGDIGVQKYFQDINTQNHKLENLLLNMELAQVGLVKEGEAIAGRRTCVGGSAPASVSGESPGGIPKPAIGGRGSCSCDASPARSLTRSSTYTKLSDQPANKNGSGVDFPCLSADGTQDSGFVCCGENSSVPSRADLLLEAAYLSEETASLLNSYAQTFSHTTPNSLPHMYSQTLPHSFPHKLSHSVPHTMPHSATYEKLCSGERLSTFRCGPGGGGCMSHPCLSHHHLYLHPLRETGIQTESCPIPATSGCLSDLDTIAEQRTFRSQACSPTSTWMSDEGEEDIDSITTTTSVTRSTVMSIATEPIPFSKMPRVNSIPRSATVACSMESPLYEGKDCTKEVAEEEPDAVDNQSTIALVQPTEVQLETEAAKLVGNQEESKEVAETKEGRWIVEDRPGGKPLETPKSNNIQQTDVQIQIQVPGWSPCSPDSPQDVEQPYICQPKRSISHEEGAGVIVLGVEDSNDDEESETEEQADGGAAVEEAESTSDSKPVQKSYWSRHFLVDLLAVAIPVVPTVAWLCRGPVRDRQPMYHFGSLLRGCCTVALHSLRRGGGLRHYPAGGGDLGGSQM